The following are from one region of the Sorghum bicolor cultivar BTx623 chromosome 2, Sorghum_bicolor_NCBIv3, whole genome shotgun sequence genome:
- the LOC8054613 gene encoding ABC transporter A family member 7 isoform X4 — MSSTSPSTNAVASASRPVWMEGVQGNSVASSTRRWIRAVRTFSQPFSDLPDPFCRDSWSCPATVLVTGKDKAVAEAISGGLFPVLSPSLNATDLLDLFTKIVAGSDTQPWYTQLLEPAFFSGRTLYVIQPECLPVMSQTITYNTGGIPFQLNIQCVEGVPLWRESASIINHEFLKGYRQRGGEINEFIAGYDFLGTTQYGLGVNVWYNSTYSDNNAYSFITTLRVPRLVNAVSNAYLKFIKGTGVEMLLEYVKDMPKVGTSFQLDLSSLLSVLFFTWIIELLFPVMLSYLVYEKQQKLRIMMKMHGLKDGPYWLISYSYFLALSIVYMLFFMIFGSLIGLNFFRVNEYSIQVVFFFICINLQIALAFFVASFFLSVKMATVIGYMYVFGSGLLGAFLFRFFVEDQMFPYGWTLVMEIVPAFSLYRGLYELGQYAFSGSSMGATGMTWRSLKDPLNGMHDVMIIMSVEWAVLLILAFYLDQASLLGGGVRKNPFFCFRCLQKKHAPSLHEPSNAQQDSKVILDVEKSDVALERKRVEQLLIDPNANQAIICDNLRKVYHGRDGNPNKLAVRGLSLVLQKGQCFGMLGPNGAGKTSFINMMIGLIKPTSGTAYVHGMDINMDMGNIYTNMGVCPQHKYLLLPRTNLAKSFPLWIIYLIMVICGLKCSLLWETLTGKEHLFFYGRLKNLKGAELMKAVDHSLKSVNLSHGNVGDKQVKKYSGGMKRRLSVAISLIGDPKVVFMDEPSTGLDPASRNNLWNVVKEAKKNRAIILTTHSMEEAEVLCDRLGIFVDGDFQCLGNPKELKARYGGTYILTVTTPPDQEMEVEQLVHQFSPSANKIYHLSGTQKFELPKQEVKIAHVFDVVEKAKRRLTIHAWGLVDTTLEDVFIKVARGAQVFNEFV; from the exons ATGAGCTCGACAAGCCCAAGTACAAATGCGGTTGCGTCTGCCTCGAGACCAGTTTGGATGGAAGGTGTGCAAGGAAACAGTGTGGCATCCAGTACTCGACGCTGGATCAG GGCTGTAAGGACATTCTCCCAACCGTTCAGTGATTTGCCTGATCCATTTTGCCGTGACTCCTGGTCTTGCCCTGCAACTGTGCTTGTCACTGGGAAGGACAAAGCAGTTGCAGAAG CTATATCGGGAGGGCTGTTTCCTGTCCTTTCTCCGTCGTTGAATGCAACAGATTTACTGGATCTCTTCACCAAGATAGTTGCT GGCTCAGATACACAGCCATGGTACACACAGTTGCTAGAGCCTGCATTTTTCTCTGGCCGTACTTTGTATGTGATCCAGCCTGAGTGCTTACCTGTCATGTCACAGACCATTACATATAATACTGGGGGCATACCCTTTCAGCTCA ATATACAGTGTGTTGAAGGTGTCCCGTTATGGCGTGAAAGTGCATCAATTATCAACCATGAATTCTTAAAGGGTTATAGACAACGAGGAGGAGAAATAAACGAATTTATTGCAG GGTATGACTTCTTGGGCACAACACAGTATGGCCTCGGTGTAAATGTTTGGTACAATTCTACTTACAGCGATAACAATGCATATTCATTTATCACAACATTGCGGGTTCCACGCTTGGTGAATGCA GTATCCAACGCTTATCTCAAATTTATCAAAGGAACTGGGGTAGAAATGCTACTTGAGTATGTAAAAGATATGCCCAAAGTTGGGACAAGTTTTCAGTTGGATCTGTCTTCTCTTCTCAGTGTGTTATTCTTCACATGGATCATCGAACTTCTTTTCCCA GTTATGTTGTCATATCTGGTGTATGAGAAGCAGCAGAAGCTAAGGATTATGATGAAAATGCATGGTCTGAAGGATGGGCCTTACTGGCTGATATCTTATTCTTATTTCCTTGCTCTATCAATCGTCTATATGTTATTCTTTATGATTTTTGGCTCCTTGATAG GTCTCAATTTTTTCAGAGTAAATGAATATAGCATACAAGTTGTTTTTTTCTTCATCTGTATAAATTTGCAGATTGCACTTGCATTTTTTGTGGCGTCTTTCTTTTTGTCTGTCAAGATGGCCACAG TGATTGGCTACATGTATGTATTTGGCTCTGGCTTACTTGGTGCATTTCTTTTCCGTTTCTTTGTTGAGGACCAAATGTTTCCCT ATGGTTGGACATTAGTCATGGAGATTGTCCCAGCATTTTCCCTCTATCGGGGCCTATATGAACTTGGTCAATATGCATTCTCGGGAAGCAGTATGGGAGCCACTGGTATGACCTGGAGAAGTCTGAAAGATCCCCTCAATggaatgcatgatgtcatgatcatAATGAGTGTAGAATGGGCAGTGCTGCTCATATTAGCATTCTATTTAGATCAAGCCTCTTTGCTAGGCGGTGGTGTCAGAAAAAACCCTTTTTTCTGCTTCAGATGTTTACAGAAGAAACATGCACCATCATTGCATGAACCTAGCAATGCCCAACaggattccaaagtcattctcGATGTGGAGAAATCCGATGTTGCTCTAGAA AGAAAACGAGTTGAGCAACTTTTGATAGATCCCAATGCAAACCAAGCTATCATCTGTGATAACCTCAGGAAGGTTTATCATGGAAGGGATGGAAACCCCAACAAGCTGGCTGTTCGAGGGTTATCTCTTGTCCTTCAAAAGGGCCAATGCTTCGGAATGCTTGGCCCAAATGGAGCTGggaaaacatctttcattaatATG ATGATTGGACTCATTAAACCTACATCTGGTACTGCTTATGTCCACGGAATGGATATAAATATGGATATGGGTAACATATATACAAATATGGGAGTGTGCCCACAACACAAGTATTTACTCTTACCTCGTACTAATCTGGCCAAAAGTTTTCCTTTATGGATCATATATTTAATCATGGTAATTTGTGGTCTTAAATGCAGCTTGCTTTGGGAAACACTGACTGGAAAAGAACATCTTTTCTTTTATGGCAGGTTGAAAAATCTTAAAGGTGCTGAATTAATGAAG GCTGTTGACCACTCTCTGAAGAGTGTAAATCTCTCCCATGGTAATGTTGGCGAtaagcaagtgaagaaatacaGCGGCGGCATGAAAAGAAGGCTCAGCGTGGCAATCTCATTGATTGGGGACCCTAAA GTTGTCTTCATGGATGAGCCAAGCACAGGACTGGATCCAGCATCAAGAAATAACCTATGGAATGTTGTGAAGGAGGCCaagaaaaaccgtgcgattattcTGACTA CACACTCAATGGAAGAGGCAGAGGTATTGTGTGACAGGCTTGGCATCTTTGTTGATGGTGATTTCCAATGCCTTGGAAACCCTAAAGAG CTAAAGGCTAGATATGGGGGGACATACATATTAACAGTGACAACACCCCCAGACCAAGAGATGGAGGTTGAACAGCTAGTGCATCAGTTCTCGCCCAGTGCAAACAAGATCTACCATCTATCTGGAACTCAGAAGTTCGAGCTGCCAAAACAAGAGGTGAAAATAGCACATGTTTTTGACGTGGTCGAGAAAGCGAAGCGCCGGCTCACAATACATGCCTGGGGACTGGTTGACACTACCTTGGAGGATGTCTTCATCAAGGTCGCCAGAGGAGCACAAGTGTTCAACGAGTTCGTGTAG
- the LOC8054613 gene encoding ABC transporter A family member 7 isoform X5: protein MSQTITYNTGGIPFQLNIQCVEGVPLWRESASIINHEFLKGYRQRGGEINEFIAGYDFLGTTQYGLGVNVWYNSTYSDNNAYSFITTLRVPRLVNAVSNAYLKFIKGTGVEMLLEYVKDMPKVGTSFQLDLSSLLSVLFFTWIIELLFPVMLSYLVYEKQQKLRIMMKMHGLKDGPYWLISYSYFLALSIVYMLFFMIFGSLIGLNFFRVNEYSIQVVFFFICINLQIALAFFVASFFLSVKMATVIGYMYVFGSGLLGAFLFRFFVEDQMFPYGWTLVMEIVPAFSLYRGLYELGQYAFSGSSMGATGMTWRSLKDPLNGMHDVMIIMSVEWAVLLILAFYLDQASLLGGGVRKNPFFCFRCLQKKHAPSLHEPSNAQQDSKVILDVEKSDVALERKRVEQLLIDPNANQAIICDNLRKVYHGRDGNPNKLAVRGLSLVLQKGQCFGMLGPNGAGKTSFINMMIGLIKPTSGTAYVHGMDINMDMGNIYTNMGVCPQHKYLLLPRTNLAKSFPLWIIYLIMVICGLKCSLLWETLTGKEHLFFYGRLKNLKGAELMKAVDHSLKSVNLSHGNVGDKQVKKYSGGMKRRLSVAISLIGDPKVVFMDEPSTGLDPASRNNLWNVVKEAKKNRAIILTTHSMEEAEVLCDRLGIFVDGDFQCLGNPKELKARYGGTYILTVTTPPDQEMEVEQLVHQFSPSANKIYHLSGTQKFELPKQEVKIAHVFDVVEKAKRRLTIHAWGLVDTTLEDVFIKVARGAQVFNEFV, encoded by the exons ATGTCACAGACCATTACATATAATACTGGGGGCATACCCTTTCAGCTCA ATATACAGTGTGTTGAAGGTGTCCCGTTATGGCGTGAAAGTGCATCAATTATCAACCATGAATTCTTAAAGGGTTATAGACAACGAGGAGGAGAAATAAACGAATTTATTGCAG GGTATGACTTCTTGGGCACAACACAGTATGGCCTCGGTGTAAATGTTTGGTACAATTCTACTTACAGCGATAACAATGCATATTCATTTATCACAACATTGCGGGTTCCACGCTTGGTGAATGCA GTATCCAACGCTTATCTCAAATTTATCAAAGGAACTGGGGTAGAAATGCTACTTGAGTATGTAAAAGATATGCCCAAAGTTGGGACAAGTTTTCAGTTGGATCTGTCTTCTCTTCTCAGTGTGTTATTCTTCACATGGATCATCGAACTTCTTTTCCCA GTTATGTTGTCATATCTGGTGTATGAGAAGCAGCAGAAGCTAAGGATTATGATGAAAATGCATGGTCTGAAGGATGGGCCTTACTGGCTGATATCTTATTCTTATTTCCTTGCTCTATCAATCGTCTATATGTTATTCTTTATGATTTTTGGCTCCTTGATAG GTCTCAATTTTTTCAGAGTAAATGAATATAGCATACAAGTTGTTTTTTTCTTCATCTGTATAAATTTGCAGATTGCACTTGCATTTTTTGTGGCGTCTTTCTTTTTGTCTGTCAAGATGGCCACAG TGATTGGCTACATGTATGTATTTGGCTCTGGCTTACTTGGTGCATTTCTTTTCCGTTTCTTTGTTGAGGACCAAATGTTTCCCT ATGGTTGGACATTAGTCATGGAGATTGTCCCAGCATTTTCCCTCTATCGGGGCCTATATGAACTTGGTCAATATGCATTCTCGGGAAGCAGTATGGGAGCCACTGGTATGACCTGGAGAAGTCTGAAAGATCCCCTCAATggaatgcatgatgtcatgatcatAATGAGTGTAGAATGGGCAGTGCTGCTCATATTAGCATTCTATTTAGATCAAGCCTCTTTGCTAGGCGGTGGTGTCAGAAAAAACCCTTTTTTCTGCTTCAGATGTTTACAGAAGAAACATGCACCATCATTGCATGAACCTAGCAATGCCCAACaggattccaaagtcattctcGATGTGGAGAAATCCGATGTTGCTCTAGAA AGAAAACGAGTTGAGCAACTTTTGATAGATCCCAATGCAAACCAAGCTATCATCTGTGATAACCTCAGGAAGGTTTATCATGGAAGGGATGGAAACCCCAACAAGCTGGCTGTTCGAGGGTTATCTCTTGTCCTTCAAAAGGGCCAATGCTTCGGAATGCTTGGCCCAAATGGAGCTGggaaaacatctttcattaatATG ATGATTGGACTCATTAAACCTACATCTGGTACTGCTTATGTCCACGGAATGGATATAAATATGGATATGGGTAACATATATACAAATATGGGAGTGTGCCCACAACACAAGTATTTACTCTTACCTCGTACTAATCTGGCCAAAAGTTTTCCTTTATGGATCATATATTTAATCATGGTAATTTGTGGTCTTAAATGCAGCTTGCTTTGGGAAACACTGACTGGAAAAGAACATCTTTTCTTTTATGGCAGGTTGAAAAATCTTAAAGGTGCTGAATTAATGAAG GCTGTTGACCACTCTCTGAAGAGTGTAAATCTCTCCCATGGTAATGTTGGCGAtaagcaagtgaagaaatacaGCGGCGGCATGAAAAGAAGGCTCAGCGTGGCAATCTCATTGATTGGGGACCCTAAA GTTGTCTTCATGGATGAGCCAAGCACAGGACTGGATCCAGCATCAAGAAATAACCTATGGAATGTTGTGAAGGAGGCCaagaaaaaccgtgcgattattcTGACTA CACACTCAATGGAAGAGGCAGAGGTATTGTGTGACAGGCTTGGCATCTTTGTTGATGGTGATTTCCAATGCCTTGGAAACCCTAAAGAG CTAAAGGCTAGATATGGGGGGACATACATATTAACAGTGACAACACCCCCAGACCAAGAGATGGAGGTTGAACAGCTAGTGCATCAGTTCTCGCCCAGTGCAAACAAGATCTACCATCTATCTGGAACTCAGAAGTTCGAGCTGCCAAAACAAGAGGTGAAAATAGCACATGTTTTTGACGTGGTCGAGAAAGCGAAGCGCCGGCTCACAATACATGCCTGGGGACTGGTTGACACTACCTTGGAGGATGTCTTCATCAAGGTCGCCAGAGGAGCACAAGTGTTCAACGAGTTCGTGTAG